The Huiozyma naganishii CBS 8797 chromosome 1, complete genome genome window below encodes:
- the ASR1 gene encoding ubiquitin-protein ligase ASR1 (similar to Saccharomyces cerevisiae ASR1 (YPR093C); ancestral locus Anc_3.405), whose protein sequence is MASTATVTECPICMEEIGPHEPLGELLPCHHKFHSDCIRKWHTTTTGEIRRPLCPFCREQSETLLIQYDHGAPAGSSIRVNLRDGSRCESSPNSFSPQGAQN, encoded by the coding sequence atggCGAGTACGGCCACTGTCACGGAGTGTCCTATCTGCATGGAGGAGATTGGCCCGCACGAACCTCTCGGCGAACTGCTTCCCTGCCACCACAAGTTCCATTCCGATTGCATCCGGAAATGGCACACCACCACAACGGGGGAGATCCGACGCCCACTGTGTCCCTTCTGTAGAGAACAGTCGGAGACGCTGCTCATACAGTACGACCACGGTGCGCCCGCTGGGTCGAGCATCCGCGTCAACCTGCGGGACGGTTCCCGCTGCGAGTCGTCACCGAATTCTTTCTCCCCACAGGGCGCG
- the RDS3 gene encoding U2 snRNP complex subunit RDS3 (similar to Saccharomyces cerevisiae RDS3 (YPR094W); ancestral locus Anc_3.406) — translation MSKHQFDLVVCLKQPGSHLGVLCDKCDGRCPVCDSHILNTQHKRAIHKVKICESCAFGKSGTKCIICGMANAHNTAYYCWECSRQEKSKDGCPKVLNTGSNTVDRHFELKNAKV, via the coding sequence ATGTCGAAGCACCAGTTCGACCTAGTAGTGTGTCTGAAGCAGCCAGGCTCGCATCTGGGCGTGCTCTGCGACAAATGCGACGGTCGGTGCCCCGTTTGCGACTCGCACATCTTGAACACGCAACACAAGAGGGCGATCCATAAAGTCAAGATCTGCGAAAGTTGTGCGTTCGGTAAATCGGGCACCAAGTGCATTATCTGCGGCATGGCGAATGCACACAACACGGCGTACTACTGCTGGGAGTGCTCCCGGCAAGAGAAGAGCAAAGACGGCTGCCCGAAGGTGCTTAACACGGGGTCCAACACCGTCGATAGACACTTTGAGCTAAAGAACGCCAAAGTGTGA
- the SYT1 gene encoding Arf family guanine nucleotide exchange factor SYT1 (similar to Saccharomyces cerevisiae SYT1 (YPR095C); ancestral locus Anc_3.407) codes for MSQSFASLLRAKLFTNEARAVKEDEQKKGNRSARRGSLTGQIHSSVEQIGVVSSQPTPLVDLDDIEAALRFVPLGNGEGEFDAEESSDVQSAVSHTSSSEASDTSSIYDGDFDLNGRSVTEEPRGPSTIEKLKNKMNLNFNKHGYTVDGDTNLVEFMSLGEESSAHSSKRTVKIKQRHHRNLSTSSPRKLSLEKFPSSGSASLTHKAELKKIQSNASSTKSGNKSLWSPNKQRGTRSKRASGNSSLKFGNLSRANLSRSNSGEGKPIVFQVAPKGKSINRGRSKTLDAADLKRGGKHIPTVPRFGNNKPPPISGKTRQKSKSHSRSLSDKLLFLSKNNSTNSVNNAADASFSSKSSSAYSTPRVSTSSGTGPQTVFLQANNNASGNSISKRSNSIVNALNSFVGLKSSSSSSTTKQPLSTPQRFPPAKLEDLPAPPPPFDADESPESYLRTLAPYGKFIGTFLSLKPDEFRTKCLEYFVDTSFDFADDALDIALRKLLIFVELPKEAQQIDRLLTAFGKVYYKQQREHNLQRCIWYDEHQVYFIAFSLLMLHTDYFNPQNKIKMTVDDFIDLVHNDTYSNGNKLPVELLVYFYDNVTSKEFPKFDCLQMVDTESLFFDILVDGDMYSPKELIRNKTLGMLVSTSNNSLESMPVLQHNLTLPTSTVVNRPASSSISSYFSHATTSSAITRTNSFTNNTNYRSNSNGPLQDDIDVYSKILNNELLPVSLARAVYKYYKSSTFDDDATSFIVSSKKKKECNRHFHVLTAVKGGYLKVATSSLGKLHLPPYEIINVSPQQKCSFLKIFQMGELQELNVNYNSERNSNRVFSMGKEEKWKCKIVVMTTCGILVYDKKKFSDFGAPEVRRDENTGETDYIIDMKFGCDVLSCHNVFAEEEDGNGDRSDDDQSIDTMTEDDSLRTDLDADGGYVFTVWGAHGKLVWKCDSTHERERWINSIDFIGAIEGCHIALGCLHNTIISTRDQYPKDKLKTVQADKLEQVQNVKTLETVLNTYRQCIPISYKAKFAMIDQVKHLALKMDFFNYGIKRDAVYALILKQAIDVGDVLPPE; via the coding sequence ATGAGTCAGTCGTTTGCGTCGTTACTTAGGGCGAAGCTCTTCACCAACGAGGCCCGGGCGGTGAAGGAGGATGAGCAAAAGAAGGGCAACCGGTCAGCTAGGCGCGGTTCGCTGACGGGACAGATCCACTCCAGTGTGGAGCAAATTGGGGTTGTGAGCTCTCAGCCGACGCCGCTTGTTGATCTGGATGATATCGAGGCAGCGCTGAGGTTTGTGCCACTTGGCAACGGTGAGGGCGAATTCGATGCAGAGGAAAGTAGTGACGTGCAGTCTGCCGTCAGCCACACATCGAGTTCGGAAGCAAGTGATACGAGCTCGATATACGATGGGGATTTTGACCTCAACGGGCGTTCGGTAACGGAGGAGCCAAGAGGGCCTAGCACAATAGAAAAACTGAAGAATAAAATGAACCTGAACTTCAACAAGCATGGGTACACTGTTGATGGTGATACTAACCTTGTAGAGTTTATGTCCTTAGGGGAGGAATCCAGTGCACATTCAAGTAAACGAACGGTAAAGATAAAACAACGTCATCACCGAAATTTGAGCACGTCAAGTCCGAGGAAGCTGAGCCTCGAAAAATTCCCATCTTCTGGATCAGCAAGCTTGACGCATAAGGCggaattgaaaaagattcaaTCGAATGCATCATCTACGAAATCCGGGAACAAATCCCTTTGGTCTCCGAATAAACAGAGAGGAACCCGCAGCAAGCGTGCATCAGGCAATTCGTCTTTAAAGTTTGGGAATCTTTCGCGAGCAAATTTATCTAGATCCAATTCTGGGGAGGGGAAACCCATAGTATTCCAAGTGGCTCCAAAGGGGAAGTCGATcaacagaggaagaagtaAGACTCTGGATGCAGCAGATTTGAAGCGTGGCGGTAAGCATATCCCTACTGTCCCCAGATTTGGTAATAACAAACCACCACCGATCAGCGGTAAAACCCGccaaaaatcaaaatcGCATAGCAGATCGTTATCCGACAAGCTTTTATTCTTGTCCAAAAATAACAGCACAAATTCCGTCAACAACGCGGCGGAcgcttccttttcttcgaaGTCAAGCAGTGCTTATTCGACCCCGAGAGTGTCGACTAGCTCTGGGACAGGACCACAGACTGTGTTTTTGCAGGCTAATAACAATGCATCTGGGAACTCGATATCAAAGAGGAGCAACTCAATCGTCAATGCTCTTAACAGTTTCGTTGGCTTGAAATCTTCGAGTTCCTCTTCCACTACCAAACAACCACTGTCAACACCTCAGCGGTTTCCGCCAGCAAAATTGGAAGACCTACCAGCCCCGCCACCGCCCTTCGACGCAGATGAAAGTCCAGAGAGCTATCTAAGGACACTTGCACCGTATGGGAAGTTTATCGGCACTTTTCTGTCTTTGAAACCTGACGAATTTAGAACAAAGTGTCTCGAGTACTTCGTCGACACAAGTTTTGACTTTGCCGATGATGCCTTGGATATTGCATTGAGGAAGCTACTGATATTTGTTGAACTCCCCAAGGAAGCTCAACAAATTGATAGACTGCTGACGGCGTTTGGGAAGGTTTACTACAAGCAACAAAGGGAGCACAACCTGCAGAGGTGTATCTGGTATGATGAACATCAAGTTTATTTTATTGCATTTTCACTACTGATGTTGCATACAGACTATTTCAATCCTCAAAATAAGATTAAGATGACTGTGGACGATTTTATCGACCTGGTTCACAACGACACGTATTCCAATGGGAACAAGCTCCCCGTGGAACTGTTGGTGTACTTTTACGATAACGTCACAAGCAAAGAGTTTCCTAAATTTGATTGCCTGCAGATGGTTGACACAGAGTCTCTAttctttgatattcttGTCGATGGCGACATGTATTCACCAAAGGAATTGATAAGAAACAAGACTCTAGGTATGTTAGTTTCCACTTCCAACAACAGTCTTGAATCGATGCCGGTCTTACAGCATAACCTAACGCTTCCCACTTCAACAGTGGTAAACAGGCCCGCTTCTTCCTCAATATCGTCATATTTCTCGCATGCGACCACCTCGAGTGCTATAACACGAACAAACAGTTTTACAAACAACACCAACTACAGGAGCAATTCTAACGGACCCCTACAGGATGACATTGACGTATACAGCAAGATTCTAAACAACGAATTGCTGCCGGTTTCCCTTGCACGAGCTGTGTACAAATACTACAAAAGCTCGACCTTTGACGACGATGCCACGTCATTCATAGTTTcgagcaagaagaagaaagaatgTAACAGGCATTTTCATGTGTTGACGGCTGTGAAGGGTGGATACCTGAAAGTGGCCACTTCTTCCCTAGGGAAGCTACATCTACCGCCCTACGAGATTATAAATGTATCTCCTCAACAGAAGTgctccttcttgaagatttTTCAAATGGGAGAGCTTCAGGAACTGAACGTGAACTACAACAGTGAACGTAATAGTAACAGGGTTTTCTCTATGGGTAAAGAGGAGAAGTGGAAGTGTAAGATTGTTGTTATGACTACATGCGGGATTCTAGTCTAcgacaaaaagaaattctCGGACTTCGGAGCACCAGAAGTGAGGAGGGATGAGAACACTGGGGAGACAGACTATATCATCGATATGAAGTTTGGCTGCGATGTGCTAAGCTGTCACAATGTGTTTgcggaggaggaagacgGTAATGGTGATCGAAGTGATGACGACCAAAGCATCGACACGATGACGGAGGACGACAGTCTACGGACAGATCTGGACGCTGATGGCGGATACGTGTTTACCGTCTGGGGGGCGCATGGTAAGTTGGTCTGGAAGTGCGATAGTACGCATGAGAGGGAGCGCTGGATTAATTCGATAGACTTTATTGGTGCGATCGAGGGCTGCCACATCGCACTAGGCTGTCTGCACAATACCATCATCAGCACGAGAGATCAGTATCCAAAAGATAAGTTGAAAACAGTGCAAGCAGATAAGTTAGAGCAAGTGCAAAACGTGAAGACCCTGGAAACAGTGTTGAACACGTACCGCCAGTGCATCCCCATCAGTTACAAGGCGAAGTTCGCGATGATCGACCAAGTAAAACATCTAGCGCTAAAGATGGATTTTTTCAACTATGGAATCAAGCGCGATGCCGTTTATGCTCTGATCTTGAAGCAAGCTATTGACGTTGGTGATGTGTTACCGCCTGAATAG
- the LEC1 gene encoding Lec1p (similar to Saccharomyces cerevisiae YPR097W; ancestral locus Anc_3.408), with protein sequence MSNETHRKGLVEAASDSGCVLTVTAVMAEGTGAGMASRLNAVQEHYLKREFLKFQLLKEFEQFNDPRALRRFGYPFSAGDPKDSAGSRTVQDTEFPMCSFILREFIMTFPLLSKNIAVDESFWQQKVQVFFEHFMSLGFSESYDRDKATKRRKISMKLTKIILLLFNSGVGTLQEVAYYNNDKFTLQANVRERSKVEEFAIPTRETLQYFVTSEPMYINHWDINVIAVVKESLLFDHKRKKSANAGAGAGASSSLNYYTSSTLKSFSNTSKWMTKTIVSTPSNLLSKLSIKNGNDQSSSGPSGGSSNCSYYFIIRVRYKESPEQAVYTAKTYNDFKKFAHNLKESAPGHKFPKLPHKTKKSISVVTRNETLPDGRVPSNPTEQIVHSFETETQSLLASANQSAESLNKSRAQNAVDVFSNDDEDEDETTFEDFEDAMDTKTNKLAHEKMRTSLRQYLRSLSKDKDTSVNPLFSSFLTTDDVVEFEKFKEEVREDIRNRQLVDINVLVTQLKFQKLALEKSLKLQDSMKDLKTSLLQDEKALLSYVNEIKEKEHIAELSQSLQAFIEWFKIYFASMLYQLFLGNDNSYGFYTQIRRLHKLMPYSMMSQIMRFTNPMTIMKSLMDLFMAQPFGGHSLLQTMFSSILMDDLRSQANIIKNLEKVITKESQYASQMIKSLKKFVFPDDKSTPPFTMEDIHKESTTMDMPTCLIILMKYADLGQVSSEAVDSLIDSYSIWKAEPESTGGQYFQHVKELLQLYIKERDKRLMRQLWQDPELAQLLKAMVTMIYEPMVRIFKVAKMDVALKNLERFMSDLIKLMDSIINGTLGTTSTQFNVIDALVGLITKHQDLFYMFVHDVYINDTEGIFEGFIVWISRTIRFLQKSKFGAPETRIDLGALVERVSDDVDVSLLISQLDSVIHQKTEARRLYRELVEHKLHAGASKRNISVNKMVQEKWKAVNAMVVPSSSLSLGLADGELVDLDLDAKDYDYLERDGDGEDADGGGQRQRRQPLGVEVQRHARPRGRRVPRSAAPPRPPHSSRN encoded by the coding sequence ATGAGCAACGAGACTCATCGAAAGGGATTGGTTGAAGCCGCGTCGGATTCTGGGTGTGTGTTGACCGTTACAGCAGTGATGGCAGAGGGGACCGGCGCAGGTATGGCAAGCCGATTGAATGCCGTTCAGGAACATTACTTAAAGCGggagttcttgaagttccagctgttgaaagagtttgagcagttcaatGATCCTCGGGCGCTGAGGAGGTTTGGGTACCCGTTCTCTGCGGGGGACCCGAAAGACAGTGCTGGATCCCGGACGGTGCAGGATACCGAGTTTCCCATGTGCAGCTTCATTTTGCGAGAGTTTATCATGACTTTCCCGCTGCTGTCGAAGAACATTGCCGTTGACGAGTCCTTCTGGCAGCAGAAGGTACAAGTGTTCTTCGAGCACTTCATGAGTCTCGGGTTTAGCGAGAGCTACGACAGGGATAAGGCGACGAAGCGGAGGAAAATTAGCATGAAACTGACGAAGATCattctgctgctgtttaATTCCGGGGTCGGCACGTTGCAGGAAGTCGCCTATTACAACAACGACAAATTCACTTTGCAAGCGAACGTGAGGGAGCGATCCAAAGTGGAGGAATTTGCAATACCCACGAGGGAGACCCTCCAGTACTTCGTCACCTCGGAGCCCATGTACATAAACCACTGGGATATAAACGTGATTGCCGTCGTCAAGGAGTCGCTGCTATTTGACCACAAACGGAAGAAATCAGCGAatgctggtgctggtgctggtgcaTCTTCCAGTCTCAACTACTATACAAGCAGTACCCTaaagagtttttcaaaCACCTCCAAATGGATGACGAAGACAATAGTGTCGACGCCGTCCAATCTACTCTCCAAGTTGTCGATCAAGAACGGGAACGACCAGTCGTCCTCCGGGCCAAGTGGAGGCAGTTCAAACTGTAGTTACTACTTCATCATACGGGTCAGATACAAGGAGAGTCCCGAGCAAGCAGTGTACACCGCTAAAACATACAACGATTTTAAGAAGTTTGCCCATAATTTGAAGGAATCAGCACCGGGCCATAAGTTCCCGAAATTACCGCataaaacaaagaaatctATATCTGTTGTTACGCGAAATGAAACGTTGCCCGACGGTAGAGTGCCGTCCAACCCAACGGAGCAGATCGTCCAcagttttgaaacagaaacgCAATCTTTACTGGCATCAGCAAACCAATCTGCAGAATCACTAAATAAGAGCAGAGCTCAAAACGCAGTCGATGTGTTCAGTaacgacgatgaggacgaggacgagaCCACTTTTGAGGATTTCGAGGACGCAATGGACACAAAGACGAACAAGTTGGCGCACGAGAAGATGAGGACGTCGTTGCGGCAGTACCTCAGAAGCTTATCGAAGGACAAAGATACGTCCGTCAATCCGTTATTTAGCTCTTTCCTGACCACGGATGACGTTGTTGAATTCGAAAAGTTTAAAGAAGAGGTAAGGGAGGATATCAGGAACAGGCAGTTGGTTGATATCAACGTTCTAGTGACGCAACTGAAGTTCCAGAAACTGGCATTGGAAAAATCTCTGAAACTACAGGACTCTATGAAGGATTTGAAGACCTCTCTACTTCAAGACGAAAAGGCGCTTCTGTCGTATGTCAACGAGATCAAGGAAAAGGAGCACATTGCTGAACTGTCGCAGTCCTTGCAAGCATTCATTGAGTGGTTCAAGATATATTTTGCTTCGATGCTGTACCAGCTATTCTTGGGGAACGATAACAGTTACGGCTTCTATACTCAGATCAGGAGGCTCCATAAGTTGATGCCATACAGCATGATGTCCCAGATCATGCGGTTTACGAATCCGATGACCATCATGAAAAGCTTGATGGATCTGTTCATGGCACAGCCCTTTGGTGGGCACTCGCTTTTGCAGACAATGTTCTCCTCGATCCTCATGGACGATTTGAGGAGTCAAGCGAACATCATAAAGAATCTGGAAAAGGTCATCACAAAGGAATCGCAGTACGCGTCCCAAATGATCAAGTCTCTGAAGAAATTCGTGTTCCCCGATGACAAATCTACGCCTCCCTTCACGATGGAGGACATTCACAAGGAATCGACCACAATGGACATGCCTACGTGCTTGATCATTCTTATGAAGTATGCGGATTTGGGCCAGGTGTCCAGTGAAGCAGTAGACAGTCTGATCGATTCGTACAGCATTTGGAAGGCGGAGCCTGAGTCGACCGGCGGTCAATATTTCCAGCACGTAAAGGAGCTGTTGCAGCTGTACATCAAGGAGCGCGACAAGCGGCTGATGCGGCAGCTGTGGCAGGACCCGGAGCTCGCGCAGCTCTTGAAGGCGATGGTCACCATGATCTATGAACCGATGGTACgcatcttcaaagtggcGAAGATGGACGTTGCGCTGAAGAACCTGGAGCGGTTCATGAGCGACCTGATCAAGCTGATGGACAGCATCATCAACGGTACACTGGGGACCACCTCGACGCAGTTCAACGTCATCGATGCACTCGTGGGGCTCATAACGAAGCACCAGGACTTGTTCTACATGTTTGTACACGACGTGTACATCAACGACACGGAGGGTATCTTCGAAGGTTTCATCGTGTGGATATCGCGCACCATCCGATTCTTACAAAAGAGTAAGTTCGGTGCACCAGAGACGCGGATCGACCTCGGTGCGCTAGTGGAGCGTGTCTCGGATGACGTCGACGTGTCTCTGCTGATCTCACAGCTGGACAGTGTCATCCATCAGAAAACGGAAGCCCGTAGGCTGTACCGTGAGCTCGTTGAGCACAAGTTGCACGCGGGGGCATCCAAACGGAACATCAGTGTGAACAAGATGGTGCAGGAGAAGTGGAAGGCAGTAAACGCCATGGTCGTGCCCAGCAGTTCGCTCTCCCTCGGGCTTGCCGATGGGGAACTTGTCGATCTGGACCTCGACGCCAAGGACTACGACTACTTGGAGCGCGACGGCGACGGCGAAGATGCTGACGGCGGAGGACAGCGACAGCGACGTCAGCCCCTCGGAGTCGAAGTACAGAGACATGCTCGACCGCGCGGTCGACGAGTCCCACGATCCGCAGCGCCGCCGCGACCGCCGCATTCGAGTCGCAACTGA
- the KNAG0A07470 gene encoding Tom20 family protein (similar to Saccharomyces cerevisiae TOM20 (YGR082W); ancestral locus Anc_3.410), with protein MPDWKRTSAAIGAAALLSATGYAVYFDYRRRNNAEFRKQLRHKAVKQKKLAQQDAARAKKERLTSVQAFLQAELAADPISTAVSEMESTFTANVELGKAVRGPGNEMVAAAKFYKALAVYPNPADLLGIYQRTIPEAIYEYIVLMIAVLPPTNITSFINTEAAGAGAEEPLISERNVQELQEPTD; from the coding sequence ATGCCCGACTGGAAACGTACTAGTGCTGCGATTGGTGCGGCCGCTTTGCTCTCTGCTACAGGGTACGCAGTGTACTTCGACTACCGGAGGCGGAACAACGCCGAGTTCCGGAAGCAATTGAGACACAAGGCTGTGAAGCAGAAGAAGCTTGCGCAGCAGGACGCCGCGCGGGCGAAGAAGGAGCGTCTGACGAGCGTCCAAGCGTTTCTGCAGGCCGAATTGGCCGCGGACCCGATCTCAACGGCAGTCTCCGAGATGGAGTCGACGTTCACGGCGAACGTCGAGCTCGGAAAAGCTGTCCGTGGTCCCGGGAACGAGATGGTCGCCGCAGCCAAGTTCTACAAGGCGCTCGCAGTGTACCCTAACCCGGCGGATCTGCTTGGGATCTATCAGCGGACGATCCCGGAGGCCATCTACGAGTACATCGTGCTGATGATCGCCGTGCTTCCGCCCACCAACATTACCAGCTTCATCAACACGGAGGCTGCCGGTGCTGGTGCAGAAGAGCCCCTGATCAGCGAGAGGAACGTCCAGGAACTGCAAGAACCTACGGACTGA
- the TMH18 gene encoding Tmh18p (similar to Saccharomyces cerevisiae YPR098C; ancestral locus Anc_3.411) — protein MSLVKPTAHLLVYSFAFGGTAFYSYVASPIAFKVLARDQFSLLQNKVFPWFFRMQASVPVLLALTSPVQLSLLGCSSLGAAAVCGLTNLAWLLPRTQRVKLQRRELQTAQLSPAELEARDAPLRKEFGKSHGLSLAFNMGNTLAMLVYGVHLAGALIKYIPK, from the coding sequence ATGTCTCTGGTTAAACCTACTGCGCATCTGCTCGTGTACTCGTTTGCATTTGGTGGGACGGCGTTCTACTCGTACGTGGCGTCGCCCATCGCCTTCAAAGTGCTCGCAAGGGACCAGTTCTCGCTACTGCAGAACAAAGTGTTCCCCTGGTTCTTCCGGATGCAAGCGAGTGTGCCCGTGTTGCTCGCATTGACTTCCCCCGTGCAACTGTCCTTGCTCGGGTGCTCCTCACTCGGTGCCGCGGCGGTATGTGGACTCACTAACTTGGCCTGGCTGCTCCCCCGGACGCAACGGGTGAAGTTGCAGAGACGCGAGTTGCAAACCGCACAACTGTCCCCAGCAGAGCTGGAGGCCCGCGATGCACCCCTCAGGAAGGAGTTCGGGAAGTCGCACGGGCTCAGTTTGGCGTTCAACATGGGGAACACCCTTGCCATGCTCGTGTACGGCGTGCACTTGGCGGGAGCACTCATCAAGTACATCCCCAAGTGA